The following proteins are co-located in the Palaemon carinicauda isolate YSFRI2023 chromosome 3, ASM3689809v2, whole genome shotgun sequence genome:
- the LOC137631863 gene encoding basic proline-rich protein-like gives MLDSYLESGEGCPPPASQAGPPPLPTARAGLPSSCQPGGPPPSCQPGRPSPPSRHPRQDSPSPASLIRASPPPARLGEPPPSHQPTQASPHPPARAGLPPPARPDGSPPLPPDRTGLPPPASPGRPPHSRQPGRASPPPAIPGGLPTPPVSPGGPPPSSQSRAGLPPSRQPGRASPLPSAHEGLPSPASPGRPPPSRHPGRPPPPLASPGGAPPFRLPGWASPPLANTGGPSPFPASPGGPPPLRPVWEGLPPPATPDGSPPLPPARAGLPHSHQPGRASPPPATLGGPPPLPPTRAGLPPSLQPGRPLPPSRQPGPASPPLPPAGAGFPLSAWAGLPPSRQPRPPTTGHHGGPLLSREPGWASPLPPALAGIDPISPARAGLPTSRQPGRAFPPSPQSRRVSPLPPAGRASPSRQTGQASPLSPAQAGLPPSRQPGRAFPPPASPVGPPPSPASPGGPPPSLHPGRPSPTARPSGPPPSRQTGPAFPLRPARVSLPPPANPGGPPPLPASPGGPPLSRQPGRASPPPSSRGGPLPFLPPPADGVGVFHVCQDQENTREVNKVILLIQSPVQHDAEEIMLLPFCESHYKLISTLPGLY, from the exons GGCTGCCCACCTCCCGCCAGCCAGgcagggcctccccccctcccgacagcccgggcgggcctcccctccTCCTGTCAGcccggcgggcctcccccctcctgccagcccgggaggccctctcccccctcccgccaCCCCCGCCAGGACTCCCCCTCTCCAGCCAGTCTCAttcgggcctccccccctcccgccagattGGGCGAGCCTCCCCCCTCCCATCAGCCCACGCAGGCCTCCCCCcacccgccagcccgggcaggcctcccccctcccgccagaccggacgggtctccccccctcccgccagaccggacaggcctcccccctcccgccagtccAGGCAGGCCTCCCCActctcgccagcccgggcgggcctccccccctcccgccatccCGGGCGGGCTTCCCACCCCTCCTGTCAGCCCGGGCGGACCTCCCCCCTCCTCCCAGTCCcgtgcgggcctccccccttcccgccagcccgggcgagcctcccccctcccgtcagcccacGAAGGCCTCCCCTCTCCCGCCAGCCctggcaggcctcccccctcccgccacccTGGGCGGCCTCCCCCCCctctcgccagcccgggcggggctccccccttccgcctgcctgggtgggcctccccccctcttGCCAACACGGGTGGGCCTTCCCCCTtccccgccagcccaggcgggcctccccccctccggCCAGtctgggagggcctcccccctcccgcaacCCCGGACGggtctccccccctcccgccagcccgggcaggcctcccccactctcaccagcccgggcgggcctccccccctcccgccacccTGGGCGGGCCTCCTCCTCTCCCACCTACCCGGGCTGGtctccccccctccctccagccTGGTCGgccccttcccccctcccgccagcccgggccggcctcccctcccctcccgccaGCCGGGGCGGGCTTCCCCCTctcagcctgggcgggcctcccgccctcccgccagcccag GCCACCCACCACCGGGCACCACGGCGGGCCTCTCCTCTCCCGTGAGCCCGgttgggcctcccccctcccaccagccctggCGGGCATCGACCCCAtttcgccagcccgggcgggcctccccacctcccgccagcccgggcgggccttccccccttccCCTCAGTCCAGGAGGGTCTCCCCCCTCCCTCcagccgggcgggcctccccctcccgccagacggggcaggcctcccccctttcgcctgcccaggcgggcctccccccctctcgccagcccgggcgggccttcccccctcctgccagcccggttGGGCCTCCCccctctcccgccagcccgggcgggcctcccccctccctccaCCCCGGGCGGCCCTCCCCCACCGCCAGACcgagcgggcctcccccctcccgccagaccggTCCGGCCTTCCCCCTCCGGCCAGCCCGGGTTAGCCTCCCCCCTCCTGCCAatccgggcgggcctcccccgctccccgccagcccgggcgggcctcctctctcccgccagcccgggcgggcctcccccccaccCTCCAGCCGGGGCGGGCCTCTCCCCTTCCTGCCACCCCCAGCAGAT GGCGTTGGGGTTTTCCACGTTTGTCAAGATCAGGAAAACACCCGTGAAGTAAACAAAGTAATACTATTAATTCAGTCGCCTGTTCAGCATGATGCTGAAGAGATTATGTTGTTACCTTTTTGTGAATCTCATTATAAACTGATCTCAACGCTTCCAGGGCtatattga